The genomic DNA AGCCCAGCAGCGTGGCGGCCAGCGCCAGCGCCGCCACCGCCAGCGCGCTGGCGCGCCGCAGCGCGGGCCAGGGCAGGTCCGCGCTGATGGCCAGGCCGGCCAGCCATGTCACCAGCAATGCGGCGTCGCGCAGCACCGTCAGCACGAACAGCGACGAAAACAGGCCCATGGCGATCAGGCCCACCCAGGCGATGCGGTCGCCCCAGGGCGGATGCACCGAGGAACGGCCCAGCATCCCCAACGGAATCAGCACGCACGACAGGATCAGCAGCAGGATGGCGGCGGCGGCGCCGGGGCCGTCGAAACCGGCATCGGGGATGAGGCGGGCGCCCACATAGACGTGGGCCAGCGCGCCCAGGGTCAGGAAGCGCAGGAAAAACGAGGATTGGCGTAGGGACACGGGCGGCGGGGCGAGGGCGGGCGCGCAGGCCCGCCCGGCGATAGCGGGGGAACCGCCATTCTATGCCGTGCGCCCGCGGGCCGGCGCGCCGCGGCCGCGCCCGGCCTCCCGGTTCATGCCGGCGCCAGCAGGCCGGCGTTCATCTCTTCCAGGTGATTGATGCCGAGCATGGCCATGTTGCGGTCCACTTCGGCGCGCAGCAGGCCGATGGCGTGGGCCACGCCGGCCTGGCCGCCGACCGCGGCGGCATAGTTGAAGGGGCGGCCGACGAACACGAAGCGCGCGCCCAGGGCCAGCGCCTTGAGCACGTCGCCGCCGCGGCGCACGCCGCTGTCCATCATCACCGGCATGGCGCCTGCCTCGGCCACCACGCCGGGCAGGGCGCGCAGCGGCGAGATCGCGCCGTCGAGCTGGCGGCCGCCGTGGTTCGAGACGATGATGCCGTCCGCGCCGTGTTCGCGCGCCAGCCGCGCGTCCTGGGGATGCAGGATGCCCTTGATGATGAGGGTGCCTGGCCATTGGCGGCGGATGCGCGCCACGTGTTCCCAGCTGAGATGGTCGCGCGCGCTGAAGTCGCGCAGCACCGACGCCGATACGATGGGCGCGCCGCGAGTGGCGAACGAATTCTCGAAATGCGGCATGCCGTGAGCCAGCAGCGTGCGCAGGAAGGTGCCGGCCAGCCAGCGCGGCCGGGTCAGGCCGTCCCAGGCCAGCCGCAGGCTGGGCTTGAGGGGCGTCGAGAATCCGGTGCGCACGTTGTTCTCGCGGTTGGCGGAGACGGGGATGTCCACCGTCAGCACCAGCGTTTCATAGCCGGCGCGGGCCGCGCGCGCCACCAGCGCGTCGATGCGCGCGGGATCGCCGGGCAGGTAGGCCTGGAACCAGGTGCCGGGCGCCTGCTCGATGACTTCTTCCAGGGGGATCAGCGCGGTGCCGCTGAGAATGGCGGGAATGCCCTGTTCGCGGGCGGCGCGCGCCAGCACGATATCGCCGCGATAGGCCGACAGTGCGCTGATGCCCATGGGCGCGATGCCGAATGGCGATTCGTAGCGCTGGCCGAACAGTTCCGTGTGCTGGCTGCGGCCCGACACGTCGACCAGCACCCGCGGCTGGAACGCGTAGCGGCCGAAGGCGTCGCGATTGGCTTGCAGCGACTGGTTGTCCTCGGCGGCGCCGGCGACGTAGCCGAATATCGGGCGTGGCAGGCGCCGGCGCGCGGCGGCCTCGAAATCGTCCAGGGACAGCATGCGCGCCAGGGCGCGGGCGGGACGGGGCGTGGCGCGGGTCGCGGACGCGGGGGCGGGCAGGACGCTCGTAGTCATTGGAGGAGGCGAAAAACCTCCAATCTACCCAGCCCGCCTGATCGTATAAAGCGAATAAAACCGCTATTGCCTGTTCACTTTTTCCGGACAACACGGCGCCGCTGTGCGAACTGCCGCGTTCATCGGTTTGCGCGTTCGCGCGAACCGCCGCGCTCATCGGTTTGCGCAGTCGCGCGAACCGACGCGCTCATCGGTTTGCGCAGTCGCGCGAACCGACGCGCTCATCGGTTTGCGCAGTCGCGCGAACCGCCCCATGCCGTCGGTTTCAGTCCCGCGGCAGCGCCAGCAATTCACCCATGCGCACCGGGCCACGCACCGAGGGCGTGTCGGCCCAGCGGATCCTGCCCGGCCCGAACAGCACGATCGCGGTCGAACCCAGCTTGAAGCGGCCCATCTCGGCGCCCTTGGCCAGATGGATCGGCGCGCGCGCGGCGTCGTCGTAGCGCACCGCCTTGACGCGGCGCTTGTACGGCGTGACCAGCCCGGCCCACACGGTTTCGATCGACGCCACGATCATGGCGCCGACCAGCACCACGGCCATCGGCCCGTGTTCGGTGTCGAACAGGCAGACCACGCGCTCGTTGCGCGCGAACAGGCGCGGCACGTTGCGCGCGGTCAGCGGGTTGACCGAGAACAGCCGGCCCGGCACATGGATCATCTCACGCAGCGTGCCGGCCACCGGCATGTGGACGCGGTGGTAGTCCTTGGGCGACAGGTAGATGGTGGCGAATTCCCCGCCCTGGAAGGGCGCGGCGCGTTCGGCGTCGCCGCCGAGCAGTTCGGTCAGGCCGTAGCTGTGGCCCTTGGCCTGGAAGATGCGGCCATGTTCGATGGCGCCCATCTGGCTGATGGCGCCATCGGCGGGGCACAGCACGCCGCCGGGCTCGTCATCGAGCGGACGGGCGTCCGGCTTGAGGGCGCGGGTGAAGAAATCGTTGAAGCAATCGAAGGCCAGCGCGTCTTCCTGCTCG from Achromobacter xylosoxidans includes the following:
- the asd gene encoding archaetidylserine decarboxylase (Phosphatidylserine decarboxylase is synthesized as a single chain precursor. Generation of the pyruvoyl active site from a Ser is coupled to cleavage of a Gly-Ser bond between the larger (beta) and smaller (alpha chains). It is an integral membrane protein.), which codes for MPIKDQLFLASQYLAPHHLVSRLFGYASDCREPAIKNWMISRFVRKYGVDMREAEQEDALAFDCFNDFFTRALKPDARPLDDEPGGVLCPADGAISQMGAIEHGRIFQAKGHSYGLTELLGGDAERAAPFQGGEFATIYLSPKDYHRVHMPVAGTLREMIHVPGRLFSVNPLTARNVPRLFARNERVVCLFDTEHGPMAVVLVGAMIVASIETVWAGLVTPYKRRVKAVRYDDAARAPIHLAKGAEMGRFKLGSTAIVLFGPGRIRWADTPSVRGPVRMGELLALPRD
- a CDS encoding alpha-hydroxy acid oxidase, producing the protein MTTSVLPAPASATRATPRPARALARMLSLDDFEAAARRRLPRPIFGYVAGAAEDNQSLQANRDAFGRYAFQPRVLVDVSGRSQHTELFGQRYESPFGIAPMGISALSAYRGDIVLARAAREQGIPAILSGTALIPLEEVIEQAPGTWFQAYLPGDPARIDALVARAARAGYETLVLTVDIPVSANRENNVRTGFSTPLKPSLRLAWDGLTRPRWLAGTFLRTLLAHGMPHFENSFATRGAPIVSASVLRDFSARDHLSWEHVARIRRQWPGTLIIKGILHPQDARLAREHGADGIIVSNHGGRQLDGAISPLRALPGVVAEAGAMPVMMDSGVRRGGDVLKALALGARFVFVGRPFNYAAAVGGQAGVAHAIGLLRAEVDRNMAMLGINHLEEMNAGLLAPA